The Xenopus laevis strain J_2021 chromosome 7S, Xenopus_laevis_v10.1, whole genome shotgun sequence genome includes a window with the following:
- the plekhm2.S gene encoding pleckstrin homology domain-containing family M member 2 isoform X3 gives MCPVPRRLLGVSHDWQCLCGRLSRELLEPLCSEARAGLGCPGVEALMDPREVKDRILDNISLSVKKLQSYFAACEDETPAIRNHDRVLQRLCEHLDHALLYGLQDIASGYWVLVVHFTRREAVKQIEDQQHVATLLGRSRAWLYLALNENSLESYLRLFQENQSLLQKYYYKNALVCSHDHLTLFLTLVSGLEFIRFELEMNVPYLDLAPYMPEYYKPQHLLDFEDRLPHSVHGSDSLSLNSFNSINSANLEWDDSAIAPSSEDGEVHDGTSFPRPAALLHNGYKPHGKSPIQRHNPFTQDLSSSDVPSGPGTGADTPDTSEPNTQDSELDVTSLDTTLSYNQAPVTSDSTDISTQDIADGLSTSESTPVHSASHRNGSASSYTQYPENSSELEVIRLVKKKRTGKRRRGRSEDGTQHPGTLEPDDPVPEQEKVSASCHGATEEKPSDLPETGIRLPKMQDTSMEQVGQPLSELIDQLNDQLDPQAWNVHPEPTDQSFRTCSLGGTPGDPQGQNVSQGIQDPMDFYYFTPESPNATATGGGHNDSPGQGQSAHVPSGSEDVGQTQGGGEAETKGPLETHIEETLLTAPNRGKKSPALSIAEDSGVDEGQGSPSDSPHPCEFRVDNNLLLLLMIHVYRENEEQLFKMFRMSTGHMEGDVQLLYLLLTDCYIYLLRKGSADKPYTVEEAVSYNELDYISVGIDQQTVTFVCTNRRRQFMVDTADVTLTEVFLAALHSAMINGCREPPYPVVLTDATMEKLALAKFVSQESKRGALEVVTLYYGLVHWEDPLDDAAGPPSSHYTCRDQTVSKEGVLHYKANASYLGRETWKSCYVVLSNGILYQYPDRTDVIPMLSINMGGEQCGGCRRSNPTDRPHSFQVILTDRPSLELSADKEEDMADWMLHLCQAVSKGVIPQGGVPSQCLPCCLVLTQDKVIMCHQDCQTSFFRALGVAELLDVCALSTEHEKEYCVLEFTQDRSRFLPPWVLYFSCRQELERFGSVLRGAWKSMYQVELPHKPMQDNTLKKCEDARSLLHSAWQRSDSLCRGRSARDPWC, from the exons ATGTGTCCCGTTCCCAGGCGCCTCCTCGGTGTCTCACATGACTGGCAGTGTTTGTGCGGCCGGCTGTCCCGGGAGTTACTGGAGCCGCTCTGCTCGGAGGCCCGGGCCGGACTGGGATGTCCCGGGGTAGAAGCGCTTATGGATCCCCGGGAGGTGAAGGATCGGATCCTCGACAACATTTCTCTCTCCGTCAAAAAG TTACAGAGCTATTTTGCTGCGTGTGAAGATGAGACGCCGGCAATCCGTAACCACGACCGCGTCCTGCAGAGACTGTGCGAGCATCTGGATCATGCGCTTCTGTACGG GCTGCAGGACATCGCGTCGGGATATTGGGTGCTGGTTGTGCATTTCACCCGCAGAGAAGCCGTGAAACAGATTGAGGATCAGCAGCATGTGGCCACCCTCCTGGGGCGCA GTCGCGCGTGGCTCTACTTGGCCCTTAATGAGAACTCTCTGGAGAGTTACCTGCGGCTGTTCCAAGAGAACCAAAGTTTGCTGCAGAAATATTACTACAA GAACGCCTTAGTCTGCAGCCACGACCATCTGACGCTCTTCCTCACGCTCGTGTCGGGGCTGGAGTTCATTCGCTTTGAGCTGGAGATG AATGTTCCATATCTGGACCTGGCCCCTTACATGCCCGAGTATTACAAGCCCCAGCACCTTCTGGATTTCGAGGATCGGCTTCCACATTCCGTCCATGGGTCCGACAGCTTGTCCCTTAACTCTTTCAACTCCATCAATTCCGCCAACCTGGAGTGGGACGACAGCGCCATCGCGCCATCTAGTGAGG ATGGAGAAGTGCATGATGGGACGAGCTTTCCACGGCCGGCCGCCCTTTTGCACAATGGCTACAAACCCCATGGGAAGAGCCCGATACAGCGGCACAACCCCTTCACCCAGGACCTGTCCTCTTCCGACGTCCCCTCGGGGCCCGGCACAGGAGCTGACACTCCGGACACAAGTGAACCCAACACTCAGGACTCGGAGCTGGACGTGACTTCCTTGGACACAACGTTGTCCTATAACCAGGCGCCCGTCACCTCGGACAGCACCGATATCAGCACCCAGGATATAGCGGATGGACTGTCCACTTCAGAATCAACTCCAGTGCACAGCGCCAGCCACAGGAATGGCTCCGCCTCCAGTTACACCCAGTACCCCGAGAACAGCTCCGAGCTGGAGGTCATCAG GCTGGTAAAGAAGAAGCGAACTGGAAAGCGCCGTAGGGGTCGTTCAGAAGATGGAACCCAGCACCCCGGTACCTTAGAACCCGATGACCCAGTCCCCGAGCAAGAGAAGGTTTCAGCCTCTTGTCATGGGGCAACTGAAGAGAAGCCAAGTGACCTTCCCGAGACAGGTATCCGACTCCCCAAGATGCAGGACACCTCCATGGAGCAGGTTGGGCAGCCGCTGAGTGAGCTCATAGACCAGTTGAACGACCAGCTGGACCCCCAAGCCTGGAATGTTCATCCTGAGCCCACGGACCAGTCCTTTCGGACCTGCTCTCTGGGGGGGACCCCCGGTGACCCTCAGGGCCAAAACGTTAGCCAAGGGATTCAAGATCCCATGGACTTCTACTACTTTACCCCAGAGAGTCCAAACGCTACTGCAACAGGTGGTGGCCACAATGACTCTCCAGGCCAGGGCCAATCAGCACATGTTCCTAGTGGCTCTGAGGATGTTGGACAAACACAAGGAGGCGGAGAGGCAGAGACTAAAGGACCCCTAGAGACCCACATAGAGGAAACTTTATTAACAGCCCCCAACAGGGGCAAGAAGAGCCCAGCACTAAGTATTGCTGAAGACTCTGGAGTAGATGAGGGACAAGGAAGTCCATCAGACTCACCCCATCCCTGCGAGTTCAG GGTGGATAATAACCTGCTGCTTCTATTAATGATTCACGTGTATAGAGAGAATGAGGAGCAGCTATTTAAG ATGTTCCGGATGAGCACGGGGCACATGGAGGGAGATGTGCAACTACTGTATTTGCTACTGACCGACTGTTACATTTACTTACTGAGAAAAG GTTCTGCCGATAAGCCGTACACGGTGGAAGAGGCTGTTTCCTATAATGAATTGGACTACATCTCG GTTGGAATAGATCAGCAGACTGTTACCTTCGTTTGCACAAACAGGCGGCGGCAGTTCATGGTGGACACTGCAGACGTGACTCTAACCGA GGTCTTCCTAGCTGCGCTCCACTCGGCCATGATTAACGGGTGCCGAGAACCCCCCTATCCGGTCGTGTTGACTGATGCCACAATGGAGAAACTGGCGCTGGCTAAGTTTGTATCCCAGGAGTCCAAGAGAGGG GCATTGGAGGTGGTGACTCTGTACTATGGGTTGGTGCATTGGGAAGACCCCCTGGATGATGCAGCCGGACCTCCGAGCTCACATTACACATGCAGAGATCAGACTGTGTCTAAGGAAGGGGTCCTGCACTATAAGGCCAACGCCTCGTACCTGGGCCGGGAGACTTGGAAGAGCTGCTACGTGGTGTTAAG TAACGGCATCTTATACCAGTACCCAGACAGGACCGACGTCATTCCCATGCTCTCCATCAACATGGG GGGGGAGCAGTGTGGGGGCTGCAGGAGATCAAACCCCACCGATCGGCCACACTCTTTCCAGGTCATCCTCACAGACCGGCCATCCCTGGAGCTGAGTGCAGACAAGGAGGAGGATATGGCTGACTGGATGCTGCACCTCTGCCAGGCGGTGTCCAAAGGG GTTATTCCTCAGGGGGGTGTCCCCTCTCAGTGCCTGCCCTGTTGCCTGGTTCTGACCCAGGATAAAGTCATCATGTGCCACCAGGACTGTCAGACCAGCTTTTTCCGTGCCCTGGGGGTGGCGGAGCTGCTGGACGTGTGTGCCCTGAGCACAGAACATGAGAAGGAATATTGTGTCCTG GAGTTCACTCAGGATCGCAGCCGCTTCTTGCCCCCCTGGGTGCTGTACTTTAGCTGCCGGCAGGAGCTGGAGAGGTTTGGGTCGGTGCTGAGAGGGGCCTGGAAGTCTATGTACCAG GTGGAGCTCCCCCACAAGCCTATGCAGGACAACACCCTAAAAAAGTGTGAGGACGCCCGCTCCCTTCTCCACAGTGCTTGGCAACGCAGTGACAGTCTATGCCGGGGGCGATCAGCTCGTGACCCCTGGTGCTGA